A genomic region of Alistipes megaguti contains the following coding sequences:
- the kdsB gene encoding 3-deoxy-manno-octulosonate cytidylyltransferase, translated as MKFIAIIPARYASTRFPAKPLARLGGKPVIQRVYEQVAGVLDDAVVATDDERIYEAVRSFGGRVEMTSTAHRSGTDRCWEAYCKQGRTYDVVVNVQGDEPFIRREQLEAVKRCFDDPSTDIATLVKPFAESDGLEALENPNSPKVVLDAQSRALYFSRSVIPYLRNVPREEWLSRHTFYKHIGLYAFRTEVLRAVTALPQSPLELAESLEQLRWLENGYKIGVGITPVETVGIDTPEDLVRAEEFLKQHPEFNR; from the coding sequence ATGAAATTCATCGCAATCATTCCGGCGCGCTACGCGTCGACGCGCTTCCCGGCCAAGCCGCTTGCCCGGCTGGGGGGCAAACCCGTCATCCAGCGGGTCTACGAACAGGTGGCCGGCGTGCTGGACGACGCCGTGGTGGCTACGGACGACGAGCGGATCTACGAGGCCGTGCGGTCGTTCGGCGGGCGGGTCGAGATGACCTCGACGGCGCACCGCAGCGGCACGGACCGCTGCTGGGAGGCCTACTGCAAACAGGGCCGGACGTACGACGTGGTGGTCAACGTGCAGGGCGACGAACCCTTCATTCGCCGTGAGCAGCTCGAGGCGGTGAAGCGCTGCTTCGACGACCCCTCGACCGACATCGCCACGCTGGTGAAGCCCTTTGCGGAGTCCGACGGCCTTGAGGCGCTGGAGAATCCCAACTCGCCGAAGGTGGTGCTCGACGCGCAGTCGCGGGCGCTGTACTTTTCGCGGTCGGTGATCCCCTACCTGCGCAACGTTCCGCGCGAGGAGTGGCTCTCGCGGCATACCTTCTACAAGCACATCGGCCTCTATGCCTTCCGCACGGAGGTGCTGCGTGCGGTGACCGCGCTGCCGCAGTCGCCGCTCGAGCTGGCCGAATCGCTCGAACAGCTGCGCTGGCTGGAGAACGGCTACAAAATAGGTGTGGGCATCACGCCGGTCGAGACCGTGGGGATCGACACGCCGGAGGATCTGGTGCGCGCCGAGGAGTTTTTGAAACAACACCCCGAATTCAACCGATAA
- a CDS encoding MmcQ/YjbR family DNA-binding protein — MNIEDFRRYCLSLPGVHDDFAFGKATSEYDRNLLVFYVVDKWFCFVNAEAFDFCTIRCAPEEIPVLIDRYEGITPGWHMDKHHWISVRFDGDIPAEEILDLVKKSYGLAKAKLTARQRRGLEADATE, encoded by the coding sequence ATGAATATCGAGGATTTCCGTCGCTATTGTCTGTCGCTGCCGGGCGTGCATGACGACTTCGCCTTCGGGAAGGCCACCTCCGAATACGACCGCAATCTGCTGGTCTTTTACGTGGTGGACAAGTGGTTCTGCTTTGTGAATGCCGAAGCGTTCGACTTCTGTACGATCCGCTGTGCTCCGGAGGAGATTCCCGTGCTGATCGATCGCTACGAGGGAATCACCCCGGGTTGGCACATGGACAAGCACCACTGGATCAGCGTTCGTTTCGACGGGGATATTCCGGCGGAGGAGATTCTCGACCTGGTAAAAAAATCGTACGGGCTTGCGAAGGCGAAACTGACGGCACGTCAGCGCCGCGGGCTCGAGGCGGATGCAACCGAATAG